A single genomic interval of Pyrus communis chromosome 5, drPyrComm1.1, whole genome shotgun sequence harbors:
- the LOC137733750 gene encoding uncharacterized protein isoform X1, which produces MKNLQSTQENQSSTQVLHDSQGDQVKNQSNEAPATDSASASTSGNDNKKVSRQDIELVQNLIERCLQLYMNRDEVVKTLLTRARIDRGFTTLVWQKLEEENADFFRAYYIRLKLKKQILLFNHLLEHHYHLLKYNPMPPKVPLAPIQNGIHPMPVNNLPMGYPVLQQPPMPAAGQPHVDSMGCAISNCHVVNGVPAPSNFHPMRMNSGNDIMMDCSGADVVPVIPPNSAMSPISEMPVSPTSVASSGHFPFSASEISGMGVDTALDTPFTSDVASSVGLQLAPDGGAGNSRDSLRSLDQIQWNFSLSDLTADLSNLGDLGALGNYPGSPFLASDSEILLDSPEPEDIVEEFFVDSVPGPPCSQSDEEKP; this is translated from the exons ATGAAGAACTTACAG AGCACGCAagaaaatcaatcatcaactcaAGTTTTACATGATTCACAAGGTGACCAAGTGAAAAACCAAAGTAATGAGGCTCCCGCAACAGATTCAGCTTCAGCATCCACTTCAGGCAATGATAACAAGAAAGTATCACGCCAAGATATTGAACTT GTCCAGAATCTAATAGAGCGGTGTTTACAATTATATATGAATAGAGATGAGGTAGTTAAAACGCTCTTGACTCGGGCAAGGATAGATCGTGGATTTACAACTTTGG TATGGCAGAAGTTGGAAGAAGAAAATGCTGACTTTTTCAGGGCCTATTACATAAGgctaaaattgaaaaaacaaatcCTCCTTTTCAATCATTTACTGGAACATCACTATCATCTCTTGAAGTATAATCCCATGCCTCCGAAGGTTCCTTTGGCCCCTATACAAAATGGGATCCATCCTATGCCTG TTAACAACTTACCTATGGGATACCCCGTCCTTCAGCAACCTCCAATGCCAGCAGCAGGTCAGCCCCATGTCGATTCCATGGGATGTGCAATATCTAACTGTCATGTAGTTAATGGAGTACCTGCACCAAGCAACTTTCATCCCATGCGGATGAATTCTGGGAATGA TATTATGATGGACTGCAGTGGTGCTGATGTGGTTCCTGTCATTCCACCAAACAGCGCCATGTCACCCATATCGGAGATGCCTGTAAGTCCTACATCAGTTGCATCGAGTGGTCACTTCCCGTTCTCTGCTTCAGAAATATCTGGAATGGGAGTAGACACAGCACTTGATACACCATTTACATCTGATGTGGCAAGTTCTGTTGGATTGCAACTTGCACCTGATGGTGGAGCTGGAAATTCTCGGGATTCTTTGAGATCGCTGGACCAAATTCAGTGGAATTTCAGCTTATCAGATCTTACAGCAGATTTGTCAAACTTGGGAG ATTTAGGAGCCTTAGGAAACTATCCCGGTTCCCCATTTCTAGCGTCTGATTCTGAAATTTTACTCGACTCCCCAGAGCCAGAGGATATAG TGGAGGAGTTCTTTGTTGATTCTGTACCCGGACCGCCATGCTCTCAGTCAGATGAGGAGAAACCCTAG
- the LOC137733750 gene encoding uncharacterized protein isoform X3 has product MKNLQSTQENQSSTQVLHDSQGDQVKNQSNEAPATDSASASTSGNDNKKVSRQDIELVQNLIERCLQLYMNRDEVVKTLLTRARIDRGFTTLVWQKLEEENADFFRAYYIRLKLKKQILLFNHLLEHHYHLLKYNPMPPKVPLAPIQNGIHPMPVNNLPMGYPVLQQPPMPAAGQPHVDSMGCAISNCHVVNGVPAPSNFHPMRMNSGNDAMSPISEMPVSPTSVASSGHFPFSASEISGMGVDTALDTPFTSDVASSVGLQLAPDGGAGNSRDSLRSLDQIQWNFSLSDLTADLSNLGDLGALGNYPGSPFLASDSEILLDSPEPEDIVEEFFVDSVPGPPCSQSDEEKP; this is encoded by the exons ATGAAGAACTTACAG AGCACGCAagaaaatcaatcatcaactcaAGTTTTACATGATTCACAAGGTGACCAAGTGAAAAACCAAAGTAATGAGGCTCCCGCAACAGATTCAGCTTCAGCATCCACTTCAGGCAATGATAACAAGAAAGTATCACGCCAAGATATTGAACTT GTCCAGAATCTAATAGAGCGGTGTTTACAATTATATATGAATAGAGATGAGGTAGTTAAAACGCTCTTGACTCGGGCAAGGATAGATCGTGGATTTACAACTTTGG TATGGCAGAAGTTGGAAGAAGAAAATGCTGACTTTTTCAGGGCCTATTACATAAGgctaaaattgaaaaaacaaatcCTCCTTTTCAATCATTTACTGGAACATCACTATCATCTCTTGAAGTATAATCCCATGCCTCCGAAGGTTCCTTTGGCCCCTATACAAAATGGGATCCATCCTATGCCTG TTAACAACTTACCTATGGGATACCCCGTCCTTCAGCAACCTCCAATGCCAGCAGCAGGTCAGCCCCATGTCGATTCCATGGGATGTGCAATATCTAACTGTCATGTAGTTAATGGAGTACCTGCACCAAGCAACTTTCATCCCATGCGGATGAATTCTGGGAATGA CGCCATGTCACCCATATCGGAGATGCCTGTAAGTCCTACATCAGTTGCATCGAGTGGTCACTTCCCGTTCTCTGCTTCAGAAATATCTGGAATGGGAGTAGACACAGCACTTGATACACCATTTACATCTGATGTGGCAAGTTCTGTTGGATTGCAACTTGCACCTGATGGTGGAGCTGGAAATTCTCGGGATTCTTTGAGATCGCTGGACCAAATTCAGTGGAATTTCAGCTTATCAGATCTTACAGCAGATTTGTCAAACTTGGGAG ATTTAGGAGCCTTAGGAAACTATCCCGGTTCCCCATTTCTAGCGTCTGATTCTGAAATTTTACTCGACTCCCCAGAGCCAGAGGATATAG TGGAGGAGTTCTTTGTTGATTCTGTACCCGGACCGCCATGCTCTCAGTCAGATGAGGAGAAACCCTAG
- the LOC137733750 gene encoding uncharacterized protein isoform X2, with protein MKNLQSTQENQSSTQVLHDSQGDQVKNQSNEAPATDSASASTSGNDNKKVSRQDIELVQNLIERCLQLYMNRDEVVKTLLTRARIDRGFTTLVWQKLEEENADFFRAYYIRLKLKKQILLFNHLLEHHYHLLKYNPMPPKVPLAPIQNGIHPMPVNNLPMGYPVLQQPPMPAAGQPHVDSMGCAISNCHVVNGVPAPSNFHPMRMNSGNDGADVVPVIPPNSAMSPISEMPVSPTSVASSGHFPFSASEISGMGVDTALDTPFTSDVASSVGLQLAPDGGAGNSRDSLRSLDQIQWNFSLSDLTADLSNLGDLGALGNYPGSPFLASDSEILLDSPEPEDIVEEFFVDSVPGPPCSQSDEEKP; from the exons ATGAAGAACTTACAG AGCACGCAagaaaatcaatcatcaactcaAGTTTTACATGATTCACAAGGTGACCAAGTGAAAAACCAAAGTAATGAGGCTCCCGCAACAGATTCAGCTTCAGCATCCACTTCAGGCAATGATAACAAGAAAGTATCACGCCAAGATATTGAACTT GTCCAGAATCTAATAGAGCGGTGTTTACAATTATATATGAATAGAGATGAGGTAGTTAAAACGCTCTTGACTCGGGCAAGGATAGATCGTGGATTTACAACTTTGG TATGGCAGAAGTTGGAAGAAGAAAATGCTGACTTTTTCAGGGCCTATTACATAAGgctaaaattgaaaaaacaaatcCTCCTTTTCAATCATTTACTGGAACATCACTATCATCTCTTGAAGTATAATCCCATGCCTCCGAAGGTTCCTTTGGCCCCTATACAAAATGGGATCCATCCTATGCCTG TTAACAACTTACCTATGGGATACCCCGTCCTTCAGCAACCTCCAATGCCAGCAGCAGGTCAGCCCCATGTCGATTCCATGGGATGTGCAATATCTAACTGTCATGTAGTTAATGGAGTACCTGCACCAAGCAACTTTCATCCCATGCGGATGAATTCTGGGAATGA TGGTGCTGATGTGGTTCCTGTCATTCCACCAAACAGCGCCATGTCACCCATATCGGAGATGCCTGTAAGTCCTACATCAGTTGCATCGAGTGGTCACTTCCCGTTCTCTGCTTCAGAAATATCTGGAATGGGAGTAGACACAGCACTTGATACACCATTTACATCTGATGTGGCAAGTTCTGTTGGATTGCAACTTGCACCTGATGGTGGAGCTGGAAATTCTCGGGATTCTTTGAGATCGCTGGACCAAATTCAGTGGAATTTCAGCTTATCAGATCTTACAGCAGATTTGTCAAACTTGGGAG ATTTAGGAGCCTTAGGAAACTATCCCGGTTCCCCATTTCTAGCGTCTGATTCTGAAATTTTACTCGACTCCCCAGAGCCAGAGGATATAG TGGAGGAGTTCTTTGTTGATTCTGTACCCGGACCGCCATGCTCTCAGTCAGATGAGGAGAAACCCTAG